The genomic window CCAGCGTCCGGTCGGTGAACTTCGCGCCGGGCAGCACGGCCCGCTGAGTGGCCGCATCGCTGTGGGCCAGTAGCACTTTGGCCCCCGAACCCGCCGTCATCGGCAGCCGCGCACCGACCGGCACCGTATCGCGAAGGCCCGCAGCCGGTTCCAGGGCGGCCACACAGACCCGCGACGTACCCTCGCGGCGGTACAGCTGCACGCTTTCGCCGGTGCTCTCCCGCAATTGGGGGAGCACCGCGGCGCCCGCGGCCAGCAGCGGATCGTTGACGCGCGCCGCGAGTTCGGTGCACGCGGGGCCGAGCCGCCAGCGGCCCTCGTCGTCGCGCGCCAGCAGGCGATGAACCTCCAGCGCCGCGGCCAGCCGGTAGGCGGTGGCGCGCGGAAACTGCGTGCGTTCGCACAGTTCGGCCAGCCCGCACGGCGATTCCGCGATCGTGTGCAGCACCTCCATGGCTTTGTCGAGCACGCCGATGCCGCTATGCTGTCTCATAAAGAGATATTAGCGTCTCGTATTATGAGATCACAGCCCAGAGCGATCGGCGAGCCGCGAACAAGTTGAATCGAGGCGATTCGAGATGGCAGCCGGCAAGCCGCGCACCCTGGCCGAGAAAGTCTGGGACGACCATGTTGTCGTCTCGGGCGAAGGCAGCGCGCCCGACCTGATCTACATCGATCTGCATCTGGTGCACGAGGTCACCAGCCCACAGGCTTTCGACGGCCTGCGATTGGCGGGCCGACCGGTGCACCGCACCGACCTGACCCTGGCCACCGAGGACCACAACGTGCCCACCGTCGGCATCGACAAGCCGATCGCAGACCCGGTGTCGCGCACCCAAGTCGAGACCCTGCGCCACAACTGCGCAGAATTCGGGGTCCGGCTCTACCCGATGGGCGATATCGAGCAGGGCATCGTTCACGTCGTCGGCCCGCAATTGGGTCTCACGCAACCGGGAATGACGATCGTCTGCGGCGACAGCCACACGTCGACGCACGGCGCATTCGGTGCGCTAGCAATGGGCATCGGCACCTCGGAGGTCGAGCACGTGCTCGCCACCCAGACGTTGCCGTTGCGGCCGTTCAAAACGATGGCGGTCAACGTCGACGGTGAACTGCCCGCCGGCGTGAGCGCCAAGGACGTCATCCTGGCGCTGATCGCCAAGATCGGCACCGGCGGCGGTCAGGGTCATGTCATCGAATACCGCGGCAGCGCCATCGAATCGCTGTCGATGGAGGGCCGCATGACGGTTTGCAACATGAGCATCGAGGCCGGTGCCCGGGCGGGCATGGTGGCGCCCGACGAGACCACCTACGAGTTTCTGCGCGGCCGCCCGCACGCGCCGACGGGCGCGCAATGGGACGCGGCGGTCGACTATTGGCAGCAACTGCGCACCGACGACGGCGCCGTTTTCGACACCGAGGTCTTCCTCGACGCGGCCTCGCTCAGCCCGTTCGTCACGTGGGGCACCAATCCGGGCCAGGGGGTGCCGTTGGCGGCCGCCGTGCCGGATCCCGAGATGCTGGCCGACGACGACGAGCGGCAGGCCGCGGAGAAAGCGTTGGCCTACATGGACCTTCGCCCCGGTATGCCGATGCGCGACATCGCGGTCGACGCGGTGTTCGTCGGGTCTTGTACCAACGGTCGTATCGAGGATCTCCGGGTAGTAGCCGACATCCTGCGCGGCCGCAAGGTGGCCCCGGGCGTGCGAATGCTGGTGGTGCCCGGCTCGATGCGGGTACGCGCGCAGGCCGAAGCCGAAGGCCTCGGTGAGATTTTCGTCACGGCCGGCGCCGAATGGCGGCAGGCGGGATGCTCGATGTGCCTGGGGATGAACCCCGATCAGCTTGCGCCCGGCGAACGCTGCGCCGCGACGTCCAACCGCAACTTCGAAGGGCGGCAGGGCAAAGGCGGCCGCACCCATCTCGTCTCGCCTGCGGTCGCCGCGGCGACCGCGCTGCGTGGGACCCTATCTGCCCCGGCCGACTTGGCCTGAAAACGAAATCGAGGACAACGATGGAAGCCTTCGTCACCCACACCGGTATCGGCGTGCCCCTGCGGCGTTCCAACGTCGACACCGATCAGATCATCCCGGCGGTCTATTTGAAGCGCGTCACCCGAACCGGATTCGAGGACGGCTTGTTTGCGACTTGGCGCTCGGACCCCTCATTCGTGCTCAATCTCAGCCCCTTTGACCGGGGCTCGGTTCTGGTCGCCGGACCCGACTTCGGCACCGGATCCTCGCGCGAGCACGCGGTGTGGGCGCTCATGGACTACGGCTTCCGGGTGGTCATCTCGTCTCGATTCGGTGACATTTTCCGGGGCAACGCGGGCAAGGCGGGGCTGCTGGCGGCCGAAGTCAGCCAGGAGGGGGTGGAACTGCTTTGGAAGCTGATCGAGCAGAGTCCGGGGCTGGAAATCACTGCCAATCTTCAAGATCGAAATATCACCGCCGGAACGACGGTGCTGCCGTTCAAGATTGACGATCACACCGCGTGGCGATTGCTGGAAGGGCTGGACGATATAGGCCTTACGCTGCGGAAACTCCGGGAAATCGAATCTTTCGAGGCCGCCCGTCCGGAATGGAAACCGCGCACTCTGCCCGTCTCGTGACGTGTCGATCGGGACGCGGATTGCGCGCCCGGCGGTTTAGGTAGGCAGTCTTATTTTGAGGCCGCGCCACCGGTCAAGGGCGGCAACCGGATTGCCGAATTTGAAATCAGGGTGTCGTGAAATTGCGCGTGGCTCTTGGAAATTTGCTGGGTGAGGGTTTACCGTGTTCGCAGTTGGTTCGAAAATGAGGACCACTGGCTTCGGAGGGTTTGGATGGTCAACAAAGCAGAGCTCATTGATGTGCTCGCACAGAAATTGGGCTCGGACCGTCGGCAGGCGACCGCCGCCGTCGAAAATTTCGTCGACACCGTCGTGCGTGCGGTGCAGAAGGGCGAGAGCGTAACCATTACCGGTTTCGGCGTGTTCGAACAGCGCCGCCGCGCAGCGCGTGTGGCGCGTAACCCGCGTACCGGTGAGACGGTGAAAGTTAGGCCGACGTCCGTTCCGGCGTTCCGTCCGGGTGCTCAATTCAAAGCGGTTGTCTCTGGGGCACAGCGCCTCCCGTCGGAAGGACCTGCCGTGAAACGTGGTGTTGTCGCAGGCGTCGCCAAGAAGGCTGCGGCCAAGAAGGCGCCCGCCAAGAAGGCCGCGGTGAAGAAGGCTGCGCCGGCGAAGAAGGCCGCGCCGGTCAAGAAGGCCGCGGTGAAGAAGGCTCCGGTGAAGAAGGCTCCGGTGAAGAAGGCCGCGGTGAAGAAGGCCGTGACCAAGGCTCCGGTGCGCAAGGCCGCGACCAAGGCGCCGGCCAAGAAGGTTGCGACCAAGGCTCCGGTGCGCAAGGCCGCGACCAAGGCCCCGGCCAAGAAGGCCGCGGTCAAGAAGGCTCCGGCCAAGAAGACCGCCGCAAAGCGCGGTCGCAAGTAAGGCAGTAACAACTTCGCACGCGAATACCCTTCGGCGGCAAGGCTGCCCCCGGAGGGTATTCGTGTGTCAGGCCCGCACGTTGGCGGCCAGCGCCCCACCGATGTGGTCGGCGGCTATCAGCCGTCCCCCCGCCAGCGATAGGACCCAGGTGCTGCCCTTGTGGTTTCGGGACTTGTCGGGCCGCACTCCGTCGCGTTCGCACCACCATGCGATGAGATCAGGGATCACCCTGCCTTGCGTGCAGATCACGGGTGTGCCCTCGTGTTGCGCGATCTCTAGCGCCCGGTGCCGGGCGCGCTTGCTGTTCTTGGCGTAGGCCTCTTCGGTCAGCGCCGGCTCGTTGTGGATCGTGACACCGAGTTCCTCCGCGAGCGGTTCGACGGTCTGGTGACAGCGCAGCCGGTCGGCGGCGTAGACGTCGGTGGCGCCGAAGCACATCAGCTGTGGCACCAAGGCCTCGGCCTGGGCGCGGCCCCGTTTGTCCAGTGGCCGCTTGCGGTCGTCGCCGGAGAAGCGCGACTTGCGACCGGCCGTCCCGTGCCGGACGATCAACACTGTCTTCGTGTCCTCGGGCTGCTTTGTAAAGCGGCGCAACACTTTTCGATCCTGGGCGTAGTCAAGTTTGCGCATCGCCTCATCGACCGGCAGCCAGATCAGCTCGTCGACTTCCTTGCCCGGGGCGAACTCGCCGCCGATGCTACGCGCCGCCCAGTAGTACACCTTCTTGACGCCCTGCTCGATCGGATAACTGACCGACACCAGACGCCTGCCGAGGACGCAGTGCTGTCCCGTCTCCTCCAGCACTTCCCGCACCGCCGCCATGGGTGCGGTCTCGCCGGGATCGACTTTGCCCTTCGGCAGCGACCAGTCCTCGTAGCGGGGACGGTGAATGACGGCGACTTCCAGCTTCGGGTTGGCCGAATCAGCATTGGCTAATTGCCACAGCACCGCGCCTGCGGCATAAACGAGCCGGCTTTCCGACACCTCACTCCTGCAGGTCAATTCGGCCGGAGTCGCTCCAGCTCGTGGGCGTGACGTGGAAAGTTACCACACCGTCTCAGTTGCTGCGGTGGCGCTCCATCAGTGACTCCTGGTGATCGCGCACGGTGTGACCGTCGCGCGGCGCGGCGATCCACTGCCCGTCGGATTCGAGTTCCCAGCACCGCGTGGACGGGTCCAGCGCCGAGGTGAACAAGTCGTCCAGGTATCCAGTCAGCTTGGGATCCTTGACCTGAACCAGCGCTTCGACACGCCGGTCGAGGTTGCGGTGCATCATGTCGGCGCTGCCAATCCAGAACTCGTTGATGCGATTGAAATGCATGATCCGCGAGTGCTCGAGGTAACGGCCAAGGATGGAGCGAACCGTGATGTTCTCGGAGAAGCCGTGCACGCCCGGACGCAGCGCGCAGATGCCGCGCACCACCACCTCGACTTGCACGCCGGCCTGCGACGCGTGATACAGCGAGTCGATGACTTGTTCGTCGACCAGAGCGTTCATCTTCATCCGGATGCGGCCACCGCCGTGTTCGCGGTGCGTCTCGATTTCGCGCTCGACGCGCTCGATGATTCCGGTGCGGATGCTGTGCGGTGCCACCAGCAGATTGCGGTAGGAAACCTTGCGCGAATACCCGGTGAGCGAATTGAACAAGTCCGTCAGGTCCGCGCCGATGTCGGGGGAGGCGGTGAGCAGGCCGACGTCCTCGTACAGCCGCGCCGTCTTCCCGTTGTAATTGCCGGTCCCGATGTGGCAGTAGCGCCTTATCGTCGAACCCTCGCGACGCACCACCAGGCAGGTCTTGCAGTGCGTCTTGAGTCCGACGTAGCCGTAGACGACGTGGACGCCCGACTGCTCAAGGGTGCGTGCCCAGCGGATGTTGGCCTGCTCGTCGAAGCGGGCTTTGATCTCCACCATTGCCACGACTTGCTTTCCGGCCTCGGCGGCGGCGATCAGCGCACGCACGATCGGCGAGTCACCGGAGGTGCGGTAGAGCGTCTGCTTGATCGCCAGCACGTTGGGGTCGGCGGCGGCCTGCTCGATGAACCGTTGCACGCTGGTCGAAAACGATTCGTACGGATGATGAAGCAGCACATCGCCTTCGCGCAGTGTCGCGAAGATGCTCTTGGGTGTTTCGCGATCGGCGAAGGCGGGGCTGGTGGCCGGAACCCACGTCGGGTCTTTGAGCGCCGGGCGGTCGATGCCGTAGATCTGCCACAACGACGAAAGGTCGAGCAGCCCCGGGACCTCGATGACGTCACTGGGATTGACGTCGAGCTCGCGCAGCAACAGCTCGAGCATGCTCTCGGTCATGTCGTCGGCGATCTCGAGGCGCACCGGCGAGCCGAACCGCCTGCGCGCCAACTCGCGTTCCAGCGCTTGCAGCAGGTCCTCGTCGCGGTCCTCTTCGACCTCGTAGTCGGCATTGCGGGTGATGCGGAACGCGTGGTGCTCGACGATTTCCATGCCGGGGAACAGCACGGGAAGGAAGGCCGCGATCAGCTCTTCGGTGGGCAGGTAGCGAACGATGGGCCGACCCTCGTCGTCGTCGCCGCGCACCTCGAGTTCGACGAAGCGATCGACGTTGTCGGGCACCTTGACCCGCGCAAAGTGCTGGGCGCCGTCGTCGGGCCGGCGCACCGTGACCGCCAGGTTCAGGCTCAGGCCGCTGACGAAAGGGAACGGGTGCGCCGGGTCGACGGCGAGCGGTGTCAGGACGGGGAAGACCTGCTCGTTGAAATAGGTGGACAGTTGGTCGCGCTCAGCCTGATCCAGGTCGGCCCACGTGACGATGTAGATGCCCTCGGCGGCCAGTGCCGGTCGCACCGAGTCGAGGAACGCGCGCGCGTGCCGCGTCGCGATCTTCTGAGTCTGCTCACCGATGCGCGCCAGTTGCTCGCGCGGCGTCAGGCCGTCGGCCGAGCGCACCGACAGGCCCATCTCGTCGCGGCGCTTGAGTCCGGCGACGCGGACCATGTAGAACTCGTCGAGGTTGGAGGCGAAGATCGCCAGGAACTTGGCGCGCTCCAGCAGCGGCAGCGACGTGTCGGCGGCCAGCGCCAGTACGCGGGCGTTGAAGTCCAGCCAGCTCAGTTCCCGGTTGAGGTACCGATCTTCGGGCAGCGCGTCGTGGATCGCGGCGGGGGTGGCGGCCGGTGGCGCGGTCAGAGCCGAGTCTCCGTGCTGCCACACGGATTCGTCTGGGCGTGCTTCAGCTTCGATTTCGGTCACCCTGAGATCATTGCTCATCACCGGCTGCGCTGCTAGCGAGTGAGAGAGATCCATCCGGCGTTGGTGATCCGTTCATCGGGGAGACAGCTTTGCTGGCGCGCCAAAGCGCGCCAAAGTGCGCCCAGTAATCAGTGCGGCGTGATGGCGCGCGCGGTCGCCGAGCCGACCCCGAGGCGGCGGGCGGCCGTCAGGTCGGCCGGGGTGTCGACGTCGCAGCGCAGCCCGGGCCACGCGCCGGTCAACTCGATCGCGCCCGAACGACGGTGGCGCGCGGCCGAATCCGAGCCGAACTCGGGATCGAGGCCGGCGCCGAACGCGCACAGCGCGGCGGTTCCGGTGGCCAGTCGGTCGGCGACGAAGCTGCGCCGGTACTGACGGGCGGCCGCGATCGCCTCGGCCAGTTCCTGTGTCTGCAGAGCGGGTAGATCACCTTGTAGCACAACGGTATTGGTGAACTCGGCGGCGAGCGCGCGTTCGGCGACGGCGATAGCGTTGTTGAGGGGGTCGGCATGGCCCGCGGGCGTCGGATCAGGGAGCACGTTTGCTCCGAGCCCGGCCGCCGCGGCTGCCGCGTCGTCGTCGGGTGTGATGACGGTGATCGAGCCGACGGCTTCGACGGCCGCGGCAGCGGTCAGCGTGTCGATGAGCATGGCCAGCACCACCTTCTCGCGGGTGGTCGCCGAAAACACCGGCGCCAGCCTGGTCTTGGCGGCGGTCAGCCGTTTGACGGCGACAATCAACGCCACGTCGCCTCCGTGCTCGCCCGCCCCGTCGGCGCGTGTGCCGCTCATGAGGTCATCCTGCCAGCGCCGTGCGGGGTGGCCGTCGCGAGCTAGGGTGTAGCGCTGACGACAGAGTGGAGTGGATGATGGCCGGCTCGGCGACCGCGGTTGCGGTGATGGGCGCCGGTGCCTGGGGCACCGCGCTGGCCAAGGTCCTCGTCGAGGCCGGGGGGCCCGAAGCAGAGGTCAGGCTGTGGGCGCGGCGCCCCGAGGTGGCCGAACAGATCAATACGACCCGGTACAACCCTGCCTATCTGCCGGGCGCCGAGCTGGCCCCCGGGATCCGTGCCACCTCCGACGCCGCCGAGGCGCTGCGCGGCGTGACGACGGTGCTGCTGAGCGTGCCGGCCCAGACGATGCGGGCCAACCTGGAGCGGTGGGCCCCGCTGATCGCCGACGGCGCGACCCTGGTGAGCGTGGCCAAGGGCATCGAGCTGGGCACCCTGATGCGGATGAGCCAGGTCATCGTGTCGGTGACCGGGGCGGACGCCTCGCAGGTCGGCGTCATCTCCGGACCGAACCTGGCCAGCGAGATCGCCGAGGGCCAGCCCGCCGCGACCGTCGTCGCCTGCAGCGACTCGGGGCGGGCGGTCGCCGTGCAGCGCATGCTCAACACCGGGTACTTCCGCCCGTATACCAATAGTGATGTGGTCGGCACCGAGATCGGCGGGGCCTGCAAGAACGTCATCGCGCTCGCGGCCGGGATGGCGGCCGGGGTCGGCCTCGGCGAAAACACCGCGGCCGCGATCATCACCCGCGGGCTCGCGGAGATCATGCGGCTGGGCATCGCGCTGGGCGCCAAGGGCGCGACGCTGGCCGGACTGGCCGGGGTGGGCGACCTGGTGGCGACCTGCACGTCGCCGCATTCGCGCAACCGCACTTTGGGCGAGCAGTTGGGCCGCGGCGCCTCCCTGGAGGCGACGCTGCAGGGTTCCCCGGATGGCAGTTCCGGGCACGTCGTCGAGGGTGTGACGTCGTCGGAATCGGTGCTGGCGCTGGCCGCCAGTTACGACGTCGAAATGCCGCTCACCGACGCGGTGCACCGGGTCTGTCACAAGGGACTTTCGGTGGACGAGGCCATGGCCCTGCTGCTGGGCCGCAGGACCAAACCCGAGTGAACCGGTAGCCTCTGAAGGTTGTGAGTGCCAACGACCGGGTGCGGGTGGCTGTCGTTTTCGGCGGGCGCAGCAATGAGCATGCCATTTCGTGCGTCTCGGCCGGCAGCATCCTGCGCCATCTCGACCCGCGGCGGTTCGAGGTGGTCGCGATCGGTATCACGCCCGATGGCGGGTGGGTGCTCACCGATGGCGACCCGGCGGCGCTGGCCATCACCAACCGGCAATTACCGCAGGTGACCGCTGATTCGGGAACCGAGCTGGCGCTGCCGGCCGATCCCCGCCGCGGCGGCCAACTGGTCTCGTTGTCACCCGGCGCGGGCGAGGTCCTGGCCCCTGTCCTGGGCGAGGTCGACGTCGTATTCCCGGTGCTGCACGGCCCGTACGGCGAAGACGGCACCATCCAGGGCCTGCTGGAGTTGGCCGGGGTGCCCTACGTCGGAGCCGGGGTGCTGGCCAGTGCCGCCGGGATGGACAAGGAATTCACCAAAAAGCTGCTGCTGGCCGAGGGCCTGCCGGTCGGCAAGCATGCGGTGTTGCGGCCCTCGGATGTCACCTTGCATCCCGAGCAGCGCGAGCGACTGGGCTTGCCCGTGTTCGTCAAACCCGCCCGGGGCGGTTCGTCGATCGGCGTGAGCCGCGTCTCGAGCTGGGACCAGCTGCCCGCCGCGGTCGACAACGCCCGGCGCCATGACCCGAAGGTGATCGTCGAGGCGGCGATCACCGGGCGCGAGCTGGAATGCGGCGTCCTCGAAATGCCGGACGGCACAGTCGAAGCCAGCACACTCGGGGAGATCAGGGTGGCCGGGGTGCGGGGGCGTGAGGACTCATTCTACGATTTCGCGACCAAATACCTGGACGAGGCAGCGGAATTGGACGTGCCCGCCAAGGTCGACGACGAAATCGCCGACACCATACGCCAATTGGCGATCCGGGCGTTCAAGGCCATCGATTGCCAGGGGCTCGCCCGGGTAGATTTCTTCCTGACCGAGGACGGCCCGGTGATCAACGAGATCAACACGATGCCGGGGTTCACCACGATCTCGATGTACCCCAGGATGTGGGCGGCCAGCGGCGTCGACTATCCCACGCTGGTGGCGACGATGGTCGAGACCGCCCTGGCTCGCGGCGTCGGGCTGCGCTGAGTCGCCTAACGCGCCTTCAACGAGGCGCAGCCGGGTCGATCGGCGCCACGGCGAGGGTGCGGTCGATCACCTCGGACAGCTGCTGGATCGGCGTCGGCCCGGATCCCGAGGGCAGGGTCAGCGCCACATAGACCGGCCGATCGACGGCGTACCAGGTCGATCGGCCCGCCGTGACGGCTGGGGGGCCGGCCGATTGCTGTTGGGCCGCAATGCGAAACCACTGCACGCGATCGACGACCTGAATCGGGGCTCCCACCACGAAGTCCGCCGGACGCTCGAGTCCGCATCGCAGCACCACGGGCTCGCTGTCCGGTCCGGACCGCCAGGCGGCCGCGGCGGGGGGAGCCGGCTGCGCGAGGGGCGCGCGCTGATAGTCGCCGAGGCGCTGCGGCAACGCGCTCGAGAGCGCCCGGCAGGCGGGATCGGCGGCCTGGGGGGCCGGGACGTCGGGAATGGCGACCGGTTGCAGGGGTGTCCCGCGGGTGGCCGCGATGGCCAGGACCACGCCGATCGCCGTGACGGCCAGGGCGACCGCGGCGATCATGACGACCCGCGGCGGTCCGCCGAGGTCGGTATCGGAATCAGTCACCACCGCCCCCTCGATAGACTGGCGCGGTCTGCTCGCGCAGGCAGGGACCCAAACTTACCCGGCAGACTCGGGCCGCAGGGAGGTGGCGTGCGCGACGAAGGATCCGCGGCGGCCGATCGGCCGCCCACGCTGCGGCAGGTCGGCGAGTTCGCCGTCATCGAGCGCCTGGTGCGGGGCCGCGGCCAGCCCACCGCGGTGCTGCTCGGGCCCGGCGACGACGCGGCGCTGGTGTCCGCAGGGGACGGCCGGGTCGCCGTGTCGACCGACATGCTGGTGCAGGACCGGCACTTCCGGCTGGACTGGTCCACCCCGCACGACGTCGGCCGCAAGGCGATCGCGCAGAACGCCGCCGACATCGAGGCGATGGGTGGGCGCCCGACGGCCTTCGTGGTCGGCTTCGGCGCGCCCGCCGAGACGCCGGCGGACGCGGCCGACGAGCTGGCTCGGGGAATGTGGGACGAGGCGGTCACGGTCGGCGCCGGCATCGCCGGGGGCGATCTGGTCAGCTGCCCACTGTGGGTGGTGTCGGTGACCGTGCTCGGCGATCTGCAGGGTCGCGCGCCGGTGCGGCGTTCGGGAGCGCGGGCTGGCGCCGTGGTGGCCGTCACCGGTGATCTGGGCCGTTCGGCCGCGGGATACGCATTGTGGGACAAGGGAGTCGATGACTTCAGCGACCTGCGACGCCGTCATCTGGTGCCGCAGCCGCCGTACGGCGAGGGTGCCGCGGCCGCGGCCGCGGGCGCGCAGGCGATGATCGACGTGTCCGACGGTCTGCTCGCCGATCTGGGCCACATCGCCGACGCGTCCGGCGTGGGCATCGACCTGTCCAGCGAGGCGCTGGCGGCCGATCGGGACGTGCTGGGCGCGGCGGCCGTGGCCGCGGGCGCCGATGCGTGGTCGTGGGTGCTGGGAGGCGGCGAAGACCACGCGCTGGTGGCGTGTTTCGCCGATGCGGCCCCGGCGGGGTGGCGCGTGATCGGCCGGGTGCTCGACGGCTCGGCCCGGGTGTTGGTCGACGGCGCGCGGTGGCAGGGATACGCGGGCTGGGAATCTTTCGGCGGTTGAGGTGACTTAAGGTGGCGCAGTGAGCGCGCGCCCGTTGAGTGAACTCGTCGAGCCGGGGTGGGCCACCGCGCTGGAGCCGGTGGCCGATCAGGTCGCCACCATGGGGCAGTTCCTGCGCGACGAGCTCGCGGCCGGGCGCAGGTATCTGCCGGCGGGACCAAATGTGTTGCGCGCCTTCACCTTTCCGTTCGACCAGGTGCGGGTGCTGATCGTCGGCCAGGATCCCTACCCGACGCCGGGACACGCTGTCGGCCTGAGCTTTTCGGTGGCGCCCGATGTTCGTCCGCTGCCGCGCAGCCTGGCCAACATCTTCGACGAGTACACCAAGGATCTCGGTTATCCGCCGCCGTCGTGCGGCGACCTGACGCCCTGGGCCGAGCGAGGCGTCCTGCTGTTGAACAGGGTGCTCACGGTGCGGCCGACCACTCCGGCGTCGCATCGCGGTAAGGGCTGGGAGGTGGTGACCGAGTGTGCGATCCGCGCGTTGATCGCCCGGCCGCAGCCGCTGGTGGCGATCCTGTGGGGCCGCGACGCGTCGACGCTCAAACCGATCCTGGCCGAGGGCGACTGCGTGGCGATCGAATCGCCGCACCCCTCGCCGCTGTCGGCGTCGCGCGGGTTCTTCGGCTCGCGGCCGTTCAGCCGGGCCAACGAGCTGCTCACGGAGCGGGGCGCCGAACCCGTCGATTGGCGGCTGCCCTGAGCGGGCGTCCGCCAGCCCCGGACGACCCCTCGACTAGCCCCGGACGATCTTGCCAGCCTTGATGCACGACGCGCACGCGTTGATGCGCTTCTTGTTGCCGCCCGGGCGGGTCGCCACGTGCACCGTCTGAACGTTGGGGTCCCACCGGCGGCTGGTGCGGCGGTGGGAGTGCGACACCGACTTACCGAAGCCGGGGCCTTTCCCGCAGATATCGCACACAGCGGCCATTGTTCGCGCTCCTCAAATGTTTAGGGTCCGGCAACCAGCCGAGACAGCCCAGGTTGACCGGGCCTGACCAGGATACCGACTAGGGTAGGCAACCTCCAAAACGATCAACAGTCCATCCGTGTCTGCCGACTGCCGGTGTCGCGTCCGCTAGCTAGGCTCAATAGGACGGTTGGCTGAAGAGATTTAGGTCGCGAGGAGATGAATCAGGGTGGGCACGTCTGATCGTCCGCTGGACGCCTCGGCGCTGCGGGACTGGGCGCACGCTGCGGTCAGCGACCTGATCACGCATATCGACGAAATCAACCGCCTCAACGTGTTCCCGGTCGCCGACTCCGACACCGGCGCGAACATGCTGTTCACCATGCGTTCGGCGCTGGCCGAAGCCAACGCGGGGTTCGGCGCCGAGGGCGGCCCGGGGTGCGTCGCCCGGGTGGCCTCGGCGCTGTCCGCCGGTGCGCTCAACGGGGCTCGCGGCAATTCCGGCGTGATCCTGTCCCAGATCCTGCGGGGCATCGCCGACGTCACCGCGGCCGCGGCCGCTGGCGCCGGCGGCGAGCTGCCCCAACTGGACGCGGCGCTGCTGGGGGCGGCGCTGCGGCGCGGCGTCGAGCTCGTCGTCACCTCGATGGGCGGTCAGGAGGTCCCGGGAACCATCGTCTCGGTGCTGCGCGCGGCCGCCGAGGCCGTCGAGGAGTGCGCAGCCGACGGACTGGGCGCGGCGATCACCGCCGGTGGCGACGCCGCGGTGGTGGCGCTGGAGAAGACCACCGAGCAGCTCGACGTGCTCGCCGAGGCCGGCGCCGTGGACGCCGGCGGGCGCGGCCTGCTGGTGCTGCTGGACGCGCTGCGTTCCACGGTCAGCGGCCAGGCGCCCGCCCGCACGGTCTACGAGCTCTCGCCGCGCGCCCAGCCCGCCGTCGCCGAACGGCCGAGGCCCCAGTTCGAGGTGATGTATCGGCTGGACGGATGCAATCCGCCGGCCGCCAATGCGCTGCGGGCCCGGCTGACGAAATTGGGCGACTCCGTGGCCATCGCCGCCGCGCCGTTCACCAGCCAGGCCAGCTATTCGGTGCACGTGCACACCGACGACGCCGGAGCCGCCGTCGAGGCCGGGCTGGCGGCGGGACGGCTGAGCCGGGTCGTGATCTCGTCGCTGAACGCCGAGGCCGTCGGTCTGCCCACGGGCAGCTGGACGAAGGAACGGGCGGTGCTCGCCGTCGTGGACGGGGACGG from Mycobacterium shigaense includes these protein-coding regions:
- a CDS encoding NAD(P)H-dependent glycerol-3-phosphate dehydrogenase; its protein translation is MAGSATAVAVMGAGAWGTALAKVLVEAGGPEAEVRLWARRPEVAEQINTTRYNPAYLPGAELAPGIRATSDAAEALRGVTTVLLSVPAQTMRANLERWAPLIADGATLVSVAKGIELGTLMRMSQVIVSVTGADASQVGVISGPNLASEIAEGQPAATVVACSDSGRAVAVQRMLNTGYFRPYTNSDVVGTEIGGACKNVIALAAGMAAGVGLGENTAAAIITRGLAEIMRLGIALGAKGATLAGLAGVGDLVATCTSPHSRNRTLGEQLGRGASLEATLQGSPDGSSGHVVEGVTSSESVLALAASYDVEMPLTDAVHRVCHKGLSVDEAMALLLGRRTKPE
- a CDS encoding DUF3515 domain-containing protein, yielding MIAAVALAVTAIGVVLAIAATRGTPLQPVAIPDVPAPQAADPACRALSSALPQRLGDYQRAPLAQPAPPAAAAWRSGPDSEPVVLRCGLERPADFVVGAPIQVVDRVQWFRIAAQQQSAGPPAVTAGRSTWYAVDRPVYVALTLPSGSGPTPIQQLSEVIDRTLAVAPIDPAAPR
- the rpmB gene encoding 50S ribosomal protein L28, encoding MAAVCDICGKGPGFGKSVSHSHRRTSRRWDPNVQTVHVATRPGGNKKRINACASCIKAGKIVRG
- the cofC gene encoding 2-phospho-L-lactate guanylyltransferase; its protein translation is MSGTRADGAGEHGGDVALIVAVKRLTAAKTRLAPVFSATTREKVVLAMLIDTLTAAAAVEAVGSITVITPDDDAAAAAAGLGANVLPDPTPAGHADPLNNAIAVAERALAAEFTNTVVLQGDLPALQTQELAEAIAAARQYRRSFVADRLATGTAALCAFGAGLDPEFGSDSAARHRRSGAIELTGAWPGLRCDVDTPADLTAARRLGVGSATARAITPH
- a CDS encoding uracil-DNA glycosylase, with amino-acid sequence MSARPLSELVEPGWATALEPVADQVATMGQFLRDELAAGRRYLPAGPNVLRAFTFPFDQVRVLIVGQDPYPTPGHAVGLSFSVAPDVRPLPRSLANIFDEYTKDLGYPPPSCGDLTPWAERGVLLLNRVLTVRPTTPASHRGKGWEVVTECAIRALIARPQPLVAILWGRDASTLKPILAEGDCVAIESPHPSPLSASRGFFGSRPFSRANELLTERGAEPVDWRLP
- a CDS encoding thiamine-phosphate kinase is translated as MRDEGSAAADRPPTLRQVGEFAVIERLVRGRGQPTAVLLGPGDDAALVSAGDGRVAVSTDMLVQDRHFRLDWSTPHDVGRKAIAQNAADIEAMGGRPTAFVVGFGAPAETPADAADELARGMWDEAVTVGAGIAGGDLVSCPLWVVSVTVLGDLQGRAPVRRSGARAGAVVAVTGDLGRSAAGYALWDKGVDDFSDLRRRHLVPQPPYGEGAAAAAAGAQAMIDVSDGLLADLGHIADASGVGIDLSSEALAADRDVLGAAAVAAGADAWSWVLGGGEDHALVACFADAAPAGWRVIGRVLDGSARVLVDGARWQGYAGWESFGG
- a CDS encoding D-alanine--D-alanine ligase family protein, encoding MSANDRVRVAVVFGGRSNEHAISCVSAGSILRHLDPRRFEVVAIGITPDGGWVLTDGDPAALAITNRQLPQVTADSGTELALPADPRRGGQLVSLSPGAGEVLAPVLGEVDVVFPVLHGPYGEDGTIQGLLELAGVPYVGAGVLASAAGMDKEFTKKLLLAEGLPVGKHAVLRPSDVTLHPEQRERLGLPVFVKPARGGSSIGVSRVSSWDQLPAAVDNARRHDPKVIVEAAITGRELECGVLEMPDGTVEASTLGEIRVAGVRGREDSFYDFATKYLDEAAELDVPAKVDDEIADTIRQLAIRAFKAIDCQGLARVDFFLTEDGPVINEINTMPGFTTISMYPRMWAASGVDYPTLVATMVETALARGVGLR